In the genome of Populus nigra chromosome 9, ddPopNigr1.1, whole genome shotgun sequence, one region contains:
- the LOC133703893 gene encoding transcription factor MYB102-like, whose translation MGRAPCCEKNGLKKGPWTPDEDQKLIDYIQKHGYGNWRTLPKNAGLQRCGKSCRLRWTNYLRPDIKRGRFSFEEEETIIQLHGILGNKWSAIAARLPGRTDNEIKNYWNTHIRKRLLRMGIDPVTHSPRLDLLDLSSILNSPLYDSSRMNMSRILGVQPLGDPELFRLATSLLSSQRDQTQDFAFQISHQENHLSSPQVHQSQHQSVIHQANQFQTPGQEMPTCTTLTTTPCVTFSNEAQQMDPNVDQYQLSTITSFSSPNSQLSTHDQWQSNRMGSNLSQDCYLPAGSSYNSADNCHGTDLVDPSSEASTFISNNSNQTFGFASVLSTPSSSPAPLNSNSTYINCSSTEDERDSYCSNILKFEIPDILDVSNFM comes from the exons ATGGGGAGGGCACCTTGCTGTGAAAAAAACGGGCTAAAGAAAGGGCCGTGGACACCAGATGAGGATCAGAAGCTGATTGATTACATACAAAAACATGGCTATGGCAACTGGAGAACACTTCCAAAGAATGCTG GGTTGCAGAGGTGTGGAAAGAGTTGTCGTCTTCGTTGGACTAACTATTTGAGGCCCGATATCAAGAGAGGTCGATTTTCTTTCGAGGAAGAAGAGACAATAATTCAGCTACATGGTATTTTGGGAAACAA GTGGTCTGCCATTGCTGCTCGACTGCCTGGAAGAACCGACAACGAAATCAAGAACTACTGGAACACACACATCAGGAAAAGGCTTCTGAGAATGGGAATTGATCCAGTGACTCATAGTCCAAGGCTTGATCTTTTAGACCTCTCCTCAATCCTCAACTCGCCTCTTTACGACTCCTCCAGGATGAACATGTCAAGAATTCTTGGGGTTCAGCCTCTAGGCGACCCAGAACTCTTTAGGCTAGCCACATCTCTCTTATCTTCTCAACGTGACCAAACCCAAGATTTTGCTTTCCAAATTAGTCATCAAGAAAACCATCTTTCCAGCCCACAAGTCCATCAAAGCCAGCACCAATCGGTAATTCATCAAGCTAACCAGTTTCAAACCCCAGGTCAAGAAATGCCTACGTGCACTACATTGACTACCACTCCTTGTGTTACATTTTCTAATGAAGCACAGCAAATGGACCCCAACGTAGACCAATACCAATTAAGCACTATTACCAGCTTTAGCTCTCCAAATTCTCAGTTAAGCACACATGATCAGTGGCAAAGCAACAGGATGGGCTCGAATTTATCACAAGATTGTTATCTGCCTGCAGGATCAAGTTACAACAGCGCCGACAACTGCCATGGGACTGATCTTGTAGACCCTTCTTCTGAGGCCTCAACTTTTATTTCCAATAACAGCAACCAAACCTTTGGTTTTGCTTCAGTTTTATCAACTCCTTCCTCAAGTCCAGCGCCATTGAACTCCAATTCAACATACATCAATTGCAGCAGCACTGAAGATGAGAGGGATAGCTACTGCAGCAACATCTTGAAATTCGAAATCCCAGATATTTTAGATGTTAGTAACTTCATGTAA
- the LOC133703250 gene encoding uncharacterized protein LOC133703250, translating to MNSLKLSKSCYQSRFLPNLHKKMVKQTTIAPNKLVHGRKLAVRACGGLESEKNSERRSFLSLEEAGLVEMSGISTHERFLCRLTISSLNLLRVISEQEGCTIEELNAGRVCDWFLKDKLKREQNIESAVLQWDDSELQF from the exons ATGAATTCACTTAAACTTTCCAAGAGTTGTTATCAATCACGATTTCTTCCTAACCTCCACAAAAAGATGGTAAAACAAACCACTATTGCTCCAAACAAGCTGGTTCACGGAAGAAAGCTAGCAGTGAGGGCATGCGGTGGACTAGAATCTGAAAAGAATTCGGAAAGACGTAGTTTCTTGAGTCTTGAAGAAGCTGGTCTAGTTGAAATGTCCGGTATTAGCACCCATGAAAGGTTCCTATGCCGTTTAACG ATATCATCATTAAACCTCTTAAGAGTTATATCAGAGCAAGAAGGGTGTACAATTGAGGAGCTGAATGCTGGGAGGGTATGCGACTGGTTTTTGAAGGATAAGCTGAAAAGAGAGCAGAATATAGAGTCCGCAGTGCTTCAATGGGATGATTCTGAACTCCAATTTTGA
- the LOC133702670 gene encoding uncharacterized protein LOC133702670 gives MFRFLTTGNIKKVTVLIFGKQKSSDQLLEVKEYGTVVSVCLHLPQFRNYSQYSFPSRECSSFALCNIKEQFGRRCFTRNYSLTSDAVTHNAQLAWKRLFRKGSASGWSFPRISRIAQAVSLALTRSQLVVPSALVLTCGQVAWAQRTLVEPDYYPGSLYMRAQDGHAYVTSLVSAIVEAFVLLVRAIYLAILFSPSLLMAPFADSCGPEFRKMWLHVVHRTLEKAGPAFIKWGQWAATRPDLFPRDLCTKLSELHSKAPEHSFAYTKKTIERAFGRKLSEIFEGFEEVPVASGSIAQVHRASLKCHYPGKKQTKPTVVAVKVRHPGVGESIRRDFMIINLVAKISTFLPALNWLRLDESVQQFAVFMMSQVDLAREAAHLSRFIYNFRRWKDVSFPKPVYPLVHPAVLVESYEQGESVSHYVDDLEGHNWIKTALAHIGTHALLKMLLVDNFIHADMHPGNILVRVSPNSSRKRLFKSKPHVIFLDVGMTAELSQGDRVNLIDFFKAIARRDGRTAAECTLRLSKRQNCPNPKAFIEEVEEAFTFWGTAQGDLVHPAECMQQLLEKVRRHRVNIDGNVCTVMVTTLVLEGWQRKLDPEYNVMQTLQTLLLQADWAKSLSYTIDGLMAP, from the exons ATGTTCAG GTTTTTGACAActggaaatattaaaaaagttacgGTGTTGATTTTTGGTAAACAGAAAAGTAGTGATCAATTATTGGAAGTAAAAGAGTATGGGACAGTAGTTTCAGTTTGTTTGCATTTGCCGCAATTTAGAAATTACTCGCAGTATAGCTTTCCAAGTAGAGAGTGTTCGTCATTTGCATTGTGCAATATTAAAGAGCAGTTTGGCCGTAGGTGTTTTACAAGGAATTATTCACTTACGAGTGATGCGGTGACACACAATGCCCAGCTTGCCTGGAAAAGGCTATTTAGGAAAGGTTCTGCTAGTGGCTGGAGTTTTCCTCGGATAAGTAGGATAGCTCAAGCAGTTAGCTTGGCTTTGACACGGTCTCAGTTGGTGGTCCCAAGTGCTTTAGTGTTGACATGTGGGCAGGTGGCATGGGCACAAAGAACATTGGTGGAACCGGATTATTATCCCGGTTCTTTGTATATGCGTGCACAAGATGGGCATGCTTATGTGACATCGTTAGTATCTGCTATTGTAGAAGCATTTGTGTTGTTAGTGAGAGCTATATATTTAGCAATTTTGTTCTCACCCAGCTTGTTGATGGCTCCATTTGCTGATTCTTGTGGGCCAGAGTTTAGGAAAATGTGGCTTCATGTTGTTCATCGGACACTGGAGAAAGCAGGTCCAGCATTTATAAAATGGGGTCAATGGGCAGCTACCCGACCGGATCTATTTCCTAGAGACTTATGCACCAAGCTTTCAGAGCTACATTCTAAAGCTCCTGAACATAGTTTTGCGTACACGAAGAAAACTATTGAAAGAGCATTTGGTCGCAAACTTTCTGAAATTTTTGAGGGTTTTGAAGAGGTTCCTGTAGCATCTGGAAGTATTGCTCAAGTGCATCGGGCCTCTTTGAAATGTCACTACCCTGGGAAAAAACAGACAAAGCCTACCGTGGTTGCTGTAAAGGTTAGACATCCTGGTGTTGGCGAATCAATTAGAAGAGACTTTATGATAATAAACTTGGTTGCAAAGATATCAACATTTCTTCCAGCTTTGAATTGGTTGAGACTTGACGAGAGTGTGCAACAGTTCGCTGTTTTCATGATGTCTCAAGTTGACCTTGCAAGGGAAGCTGCACATTTAAGCCGCTTTATATATAACTTCCGAAGGtggaaggatgtttcttttccGAAGCCTGTTTATCCACTTGTGCATCCTGCTGTTTTGGTGGAATCGTATGAGCAAGGAGAAAGTGTCTCGCATTATGTAGATGACCTTGAAGGACATAATTGGATTAAAACTGCACTTGCGCACATCGGGACTCATGCACTTCTCAAAATGCTTCTG GTGGACAACTTTATTCATGCAGACATGCATCCTGGAAATATCCTCGTCCGGGTTTCTCCGAACAGTTCTCGGAAACGGCTCTTTAAATCAAAGCCTCATGTTATTTTCCTCGATGTAGGCATGACTGCTGAACTTTCTCAGGGTGATCGCgtgaatttgattgatttttttaaagcaattgcCCGCCGGGATGGCCGCACTGCAGCAGAATGCACACTAAGATTGTCAAAGCGACAAAACTGCCCAAATCCAAAGGCCTTTATTGAG GAGGTGGAAGAGGCATTCACATTCTGGGGTACCGCTCAGGGTGATCTAGTCCATCCTGCAGAGTGCATGCAGCAATTACTTGAGAAAGTCAGGCGTCATAGAGTTAATATTGATGGCAATGTTTGCACTGTCATGGTCACAACTTTGGTTCTTGAG